The following proteins are encoded in a genomic region of Ictalurus furcatus strain D&B chromosome 6, Billie_1.0, whole genome shotgun sequence:
- the f5 gene encoding coagulation factor V isoform X1 translates to MRFSLWPVALYALALLSFLSQCATALERHYYIAAVNINWDYTTNGTQSVGPIYRKTVYREYDPGFKKAKTTPWSGLLGPTLRGQVGDTIIVTFRNMADHPCSIHPHGIAYGKQSEGALYFDNTSQFEKEDDVIFPGKEHTYYWEVTPEVAPHAADPPCVTYTYFSHNDIVKDYNTGLIGTLLICKTGSLDESGKQVHFHQEFTLLFGVFDESNTWYSKRDAPLQENVKYTINGFTNGSVPDLNVCAHSKVTWHLIGMSSEPELFSVHFNGQVLQQSGHKVSSIGIISGTATSAEMVAIYPGRWLLSSHISKHLEAGMHGFLNVNTCEEFIAPKRKLTIQQRRESQEWIYYIAAEEIIWDYAPNLPDNVDRDFRSTYLKQGIGRIGKKYKKAVFTQYTDESFKERAEQKQRKKELGILGPVIRAQIRDIIKIVFKNKASRPYSMYPHGLTIDKAAEGANYPEGGYQSHAVQPGETYTYVWRVIEEDEPLNSDSRCLTRMYHSAVNTPRDIASGLVGPLLICKSQSLSTRNVQLRADKEQHAMFAVFDENKSWYLNENIITYCGEPKNVKPDDLEFYKSNVMHTINGYVYESGQVLGFCNGEIATWHVSSVGEQDDIQTATFYGHTFELNNKEEDILSLFPMTGETISMNMANIGVWLMASLNTHETQKGLRVKFQDVECFRDYVVENSYNYDDYDPVPEVPETFSVWKPIDETVLKKEKSKSKPSTTAVIDPDSDDYAVLLGIRSQKYTSENDMEELDLSILDTTDDTLLHTDVTQNITHFGFEFDDNNLTTKAVQNESTIESPIKLSLESAPANSRISGTNRITTFPHNVSLLQNTDGEITSENKHNTSLVTEEIRPLLSTQTSKTHKENVTEAETLEFLMMNSVEVVDDNDRSRDNIFIYSVPAPNSHISITDVEDMKDFVLLDNVERIETNSHKHLVEYNISPTELPNNSILEQLEDAQELNHTNKNSESLYEISQEVNNPKVVSDFTLKVIQELNGTQVDSEFSVDEAKKLNNTQVDSEFSVDEAKKLNNTQVDYEFSVEEDKELNSTRVDYEFSVEEDKELNSTQLDYTFSVEEEKELNSTQVDYKFSVEEDKELNSTQVDSEFSVSENKELNNTQVDFEFSVDEDKELNNTQVDSEFSVQENMAILANSEQFTPEKSLNEVVIYLKDSNNTMVILTTPLDTQAKNWSYDSKHELVPVKFADYMNKYITDKHPNSANEEKKKVHLQRVTPMKGYGMKTKKKKAYKPQLRSDISPRSFSPRGFAPSQLTPRTTKPNFSEEDILPKAIVIGIPRNDFNDYEIYVPRDDLDFDSENTHDDKEEYEYVEYKDPYGKPPQTETDVLDEVTKYSLQMAGSKTRVYFITAEEVNWDYAGYGQRREDKASVKERPTLFKKVLFRSYLDSSFTTPDSRGEVEEHLGIMGPVIKAEVDETIYIVFRNLASRPYSLHANGVSYSKNMEGLNYEDNSPYWYKYDNAVQPNSTFTYIWTVNDKVGPLNDESHCRIWTYYSGVNPERDIHSGLIGPLLICRKGTLAKNPIDTQEFMLLFMTFDENKSWYYDQNREILKKTNQKAMMDPNFNNNIRFHAINGIIYSLKGLRMYANQLVNWHLINMGSPKDFHSIHFHGQTFFNKHKDPHRQGVYPLLPGGFATLQMMPSKPGLWMLESEVGIPQQRGMQTLFLVLDNVCGHPLGLNSGAVKDSQITASDSRGYWLPNLARLHNTGKYNAWSTTKQDQWIQVDFQRPVVISKIATQGAKQLFTSHFVLNYTIFYSTDRKRWSWYKGDSKTSRKNFEGNREAHEVKENIFFPPIISRYVRLYPSHSYNYPTVRMEFFGCELDGCSVPLGMQNGNIRDYQITASSVASNWYSSLWQPWLARLDKQGSINAWQAKSNDMQPWLQIELNDVKKITGIVTQGAKSMKTEMFVTTYVLEYSDDGKKWIKYSDNEDYEIKIFMGNSDNNSHVKNYIYPPIFSRFIRIYPKKWQNAATMRIELLGCNFE, encoded by the exons ATGAGGTTTTCTCTTTGGCCAGTTGCTTTGTATGCTTTGGCCCTTCTGTCTTTTCTGAGTCAATGTGCAACAGCATTGGAGAGACACTACTACATTGCTGCAGTTAACattaattgggattatacaACAAATGGAACTCAAAG TGTTGGTCCCATCTATAGAAAGACAGTGTACAGGGAATATGACCCAGGTTTCAAAAAGGCTAAAACAACTCCATGGTCAG GGCTGCTGGGACCCACGCTCCGTGGCCAAGTTGGTGACACCATCATTGTCACTTTTAGGAACATGGCGGATCATCCCTGTAGTATCCATCCACATGGTATTGCTTATGGAAAACAGTCTGAAG GAGCTTTATACTTTGACAACACGTCCCAGTTTGAGAAAGAGGATGATGTCATATTTCCTGGCAAAGAGCATACATACTACTGGGAGGTAACTCCAGAGGTGGCTCCACATGCTGCAGATCCCCCGTGTGtcacatacacatatttctCACACAATGATATTGTCAAGGACTACAACACAGGCCTGATTGGTACACTGTTAATTTGTAAGACtg GCAGTCTTGATGAGTCTGGAAAGCAGGTCCATTTCCATCAGGAATTCACACTGTTGTTCGGGGTGTTTGATGAGAGCAACACCTGGTACAGCAAAAGGGATGCACCACTTCAGGAGAATGTGAAATACACAATCAATGGCTTCACAAATGGCTCTGTCCCTG ATCttaatgtgtgtgcacattcCAAAGTAACCTGGCACTTGATCGGTATGAGTTCTGAGCCAGAGCTTTTTTCTGTGCACTTCAATGGCCAGGTTCTACAGCAGAGTGGGCACAAGGTGTCTTCAATCGGCATTATCAGTGGCACAGCTACCAGTGCAGAGATGGTGGCCATCTACCCTGGTCGCTGGCTTCTCTCTTCTCACATTAGCAAACACTTGGAAG CTGGGATGCATGGTTTCCTGAATGTTAATACATGTGAAGAGTTTATTGCACCAAAGCGAAAGCTCACCATCCAACAAAGGCGAGAGAGTCAAGAATGGATTTACTACATTGCAGCTGAGGAGATAATTTGGGATTATGCCCCAAATTTGCCAGATAATGTGGACAG GGATTTTCGGTCCACGTACTTAAAACAGGGTATAGGACGGATTggtaagaaatataaaaaagctGTGTTCACCCAGTATACAGATGAGTCATTTAAAGAAAGggcagaacagaaacaaaggaagaaagagtTGGGAATTCTTGGTCCTGTGATCAGAGCACAGATCAGAGACataataaag ATTGTGTTCAAAAACAAAGCATCACGTCCATACAGCATGTATCCTCATGGATTAACCATTGATAAAGCAGCAGAGGGAGCCAATTACCCCGAGGGAG GGTACCAGAGCCATGCAGTGCAACCAGGGGAGACTTACACATATGTGTGGCGAGTCATTGAGGAGGACGAACCATTAAACAGTGATTCAAGATGTCTGACCAGGATGTACCATAGTGCAGTGAACACTCCACGAGACATTGCTTCAGGCCTTGTTGGGCCACTTCTCATCTGCAAAAGCCAATCCCTCAGTACCAGGAATGTCCAG CTGAGAGCAGACAAGGAACAGCATGCTATGTTTGCAGTTTTTGATGAAAACAAGAGTTGGTACCTAAatgaaaacatcatcacatACTGTGGTGAaccaaaaaatgtaaaaccagATGACCTAGAGTTCTATAAATCAAATGTTATGCACA CAATCAATGGTTATGTTTATGAAAGTGGCCAGGTCCTGGGGTTTTGCAATGGTGAGATTGCAACTTGGCATGTGTCTAGTGTTGGGGAACAAGATGACATCCAAACAGCCACATTTTATGGACACACATTTGAGCTGAACAACAAAGAGGAGGACATCCTTAGTCTGTTCCCCATGACAGGAGAGACAATCTCCATGAACATGGCTAATATTG GAGTTTGGCTAATGGCATCACTGAATACACACGAGACTCAAAAAGGATTAAGAGTGAAGTTTCAGGATGTTGAATGCTTTAGGGATTACGTCGTGGAAAATTCTTACaattatgatgattatgatcCAGTACCAGAGGTACCAGAGACCTTCAGTGTGTGGAAGCCCATAGATGAGACAGTATTAAAAAAGGAGAAATCAAAATCAAAGCCAAGCACAACTGCTGTTATTGATCCAGACTCTGATGATTATGCAGTTCTTCTTGGTATAAGGTCACAGAAATACACAAGTGAAAATGATATGGAAGAGTTAGACCTTTCTATCTTAGATACTACTGATGATACGCTACTTCACACTGATGTGACCCAAAACATAACCCATTTTGGGTTTGAATTTGATGACAACAACCTTACAACAAAAGCTGTTCAAAATGAAAGCACAATCGAGTCACCGATCAAATTATCTCTGGAGTCGGCACCTGCTAACTCCAGAATCAGTGGAACTAACCGTATCACCACTTTTCCCCATAACGTCTCACTTCTACAAAATACTGATGGTGAAATCACCTCAGAGAACAAACACAATACATCATTAGTAACAGAAGAGATAAGGCCTTTGCTATCAACCCAAACCTCAAAGACTCATAAAGAGAACGTAACAGAGGCAGAGACCCTGGAATTCTTAATGATGAACTCTGTGGAGGTGGTAGATGACAATGACAGGTCAagggacaacatatttatttacagtgtaccTGCTCCTAACTCTCATATTAGCATTACAGACGTTGAAGATATGAAAGATTTTGTGCTACTGGATAATGTTGAACGAATAGAAACAAACAGCCATAAGCATTTAGTTGAGTACAACATCTCACCTACAGAACTTCCTAACAACAGCATTTTAGAACAGCTTGAGGATGCCCAAGAATTAAATCATACAAATAAGAACTCAGAATCATTATATGAAATAAGTCAAGAAGTGAATAACCCGAAAGTAGTCTCAGATTTTACACTGAAGGTCATTCAAGAATTGAATGGCACCCAAGTGGACTCTGAATTTTCAGTGGATGAagctaaaaaattaaataacaccCAAGTGGACTCCGAATTTTCAGTGGATGAagctaaaaaattaaataacaccCAAGTGGACTATGAATTTTCAGTGGAGGAAGACAAAGAATTAAATAGCACCCGAGTGGACTATGAATTTTCAGTGGAGGAAGACAAAGAATTAAATAGCACCCAACTAGACTACacattttcagtggaggaagagaaagaattaaataGCACCCAAGTGGACTACAAATTTTCAGTGGAGGAAGACAAAGAATTAAATAGCACCCAAGTGGACTCCGAATTTTCAGTCAgtgaaaataaagaattaaataatACCCAAGTGGACTTCGAATTTTCAGTTGATGAAGATAAAGAATTAAATAATACCCAAGTGGACTCTGAATTTTCAGTGCAGGAAAACATGGCCATTTTGGCCAATTCAGAGCAGTTTACACCAGAAAAGAGTCTTAATGAAGTGGTCATTTACCTAAAGGACAGTAACAACACTATGGTCATTCTCACCACACCTTTGGATACACAAGCAAAGAACTGGAGTTATGACAGCAAACATGAGCTGGTGCCGGTGAAGTTCGCAGATTACATGAACAAATACATAACAGACAAGCATCCAAACAGTGCCaatgaagagaagaaaaaagttcATCTACAAAGGGTGACACCGATGAAAGGGTATGgcatgaagacaaaaaaaaaaaaggcatacaaACCGCAACTTCGTAGTGACATCTCTCCACGAAGCTTCTCTCCACGGGGTTTTGCTCCTTCTCAGTTAACACCAAGGACTACCAAGCCCAACTTCAGTGAAGAAGACATACTGCCAAAAGCAATAGTCATAGGAATTCCCAGGAATGACTTCAATGACTATGAAATATATGTTCCTCGTGACGATCTGGATTTTGATAGTGAGAACACCCATGATGACAAAGAAGAATATGAATATGTTGAATACAAAGACCCATATGGTAAACCGCCTCAAACAGAAACTGATGTACTTGATGAAGTAACTAAATATTCCTTGCAAATGGCTGGCAGCAAGACTAGGGTCTACTTCATTACTGCTGAAGAAGTTAACTGGGATTATGCAGGCTATGGACAAAG GAGGGAAGATAAAGCCTCAGTGAAGGAGAGGCCCACGCTGTTCAAGAAAGTGCTCTTCAGATCATATTTGGACAGCTCCTTTACAACCCCAGACTCTCGTGGAGAAGTCGAAGAGCATCTTGGCATCATGGGTCCAGTCATTAAGGCTGAAGTTGATGAAACCATATAT ATAGTGTTCAGGAATCTTGCCAGCCGTCCATACTCATTGCATGCAAATGGGGTGTCATATAGCAAAAATATGGAGGGACTGAATTATGAAGATAACTCACCTTACTGGTACAAGTATGATAATGCAGTTCAGCCCAATTCAACTTTTACATATATTTGGACAGTAAATGACAAAGTGGGGCCATTAAATGATGAATCTCACTGTCGAATATGGACCTACTACTCTGGCGTAAATCCT GAGCGAGACATCCATTCTGGACTGATTGGGCCACTTCTGATTTGTAGGAAGGGCACCCTGGCTAAAAATCCAATAGACACACAAGAATTTATGTTACTTTTTATGACATTTGATGAGAACAAGAGCTGGTACTATGACCAAAACCGGGAGATTCTCAAGAAGACAAACCAAAAAGCAATGATGGACCCAAATTTCAATAACAATATCAGATTTCATG CTATCAATGGAATTATATACAGTCTTAAAGGACTTCGCATGTATGCTAATCAGCTAGTAAACTGGCATCTTATAAACATGGGCTCTCCAAAAGACTTCCACAGCATTCACTTTCATGGGCAAACCTTTTTTAACAAGCATAAAGACCCCCATCGTCAGGGAGTATATCCACTTTTACCAG GAGGTTTTGCAACTCTGCAGATGATGCCCTCAAAGCCAGGGCTCTGGATGTTGGAGTCTGAGGTCGGAATCCCCCAGCAGAGAGGGATGCAGACACTATTTTTAGTGTTAGACAATG TATGTGGCCACCCTCTTGGTCTGAATTCTGGAGCTGTTAAAGACAGTCAAATAACAGCATCAGATTCTAGAG GCTACTGGCTTCCCAATTTGGCCAGACTACACAATACAGGAAAGTACAATGCATGGAGTACAACAAAGCAAGACCAGTGGATTCAG GTAGACTTCCAGCGGCCAGTGGTGATCAGTAAAATAGCTACACAGGGAGCCAAACAACTCTTCACATCTCACTTTGTTCTGAACTACACAATCTTCTACAGCACAGACCGCAAAAGATGGAGTTGGTATAAGGGAGACAGCAAGACTTCAAGAAAG AATTTTGAAGGCAACAGGGAAGCCCATGAAGTGAAGGAGAATATATTCTTCCCACCTATTATTAGTCGTTATGTGAGGCTTTACCCCTCTCATTCATATAATTATCCAACTGTTCGCATGGAATTCTTTGGATGTGAGTTAGATG GGTGTTCTGTACCCTTGGGAATGCAGAATGGAAATATAAGAGATTATCAGATCACCGCCAGTTCTGTTGCTTCCAACTGGTATTCTAGCTTGTGGCAGCCTTGGTTGGCCCGTCTTGATAAACAAGGATCCATCAATGCTTGGCAAGCCAAG AGTAACGACATGCAGCCATGGCTCCAGATAGAACTAAATGATGTCAAGAAGATCACTGGAATTGTTACCCAGGGAGCAAAGTCAATGAAAACAGAGATGTTTGTAACCACTTATGTTTTAGAGTACAGTGATGATGGCAAGAAATGGATCAAGTACTCAGATAATGAGGACTACGAAATAAAG atattcaTGGGAAACTCTGATAACAATAGCCATGTGAAAAATTATATCTACCCTCCAATATTCTCCAGATTTATCAGAATTTATCCTAAAAAATGGCAGAATGCTGCCACCATGAGGATTGAACTACTGGGATGTAATTTTGAATAA
- the f5 gene encoding coagulation factor V isoform X2, which yields MRFSLWPVALYALALLSFLSQCATALERHYYIAAVNINWDYTTNGTQSVGPIYRKTVYREYDPGFKKAKTTPWSGLLGPTLRGQVGDTIIVTFRNMADHPCSIHPHGIAYGKQSEGALYFDNTSQFEKEDDVIFPGKEHTYYWEVTPEVAPHAADPPCVTYTYFSHNDIVKDYNTGLIGTLLICKTGSLDESGKQVHFHQEFTLLFGVFDESNTWYSKRDAPLQENVKYTINGFTNGSVPDLNVCAHSKVTWHLIGMSSEPELFSVHFNGQVLQQSGHKVSSIGIISGTATSAEMVAIYPGRWLLSSHISKHLEAGMHGFLNVNTCEEFIAPKRKLTIQQRRESQEWIYYIAAEEIIWDYAPNLPDNVDRDFRSTYLKQGIGRIGKKYKKAVFTQYTDESFKERAEQKQRKKELGILGPVIRAQIRDIIKIVFKNKASRPYSMYPHGLTIDKAAEGANYPEGGYQSHAVQPGETYTYVWRVIEEDEPLNSDSRCLTRMYHSAVNTPRDIASGLVGPLLICKSQSLSTRNVQLRADKEQHAMFAVFDENKSWYLNENIITYCGEPKNVKPDDLEFYKSNVMHTINGYVYESGQVLGFCNGEIATWHVSSVGEQDDIQTATFYGHTFELNNKEEDILSLFPMTGETISMNMANIGVWLMASLNTHETQKGLRVKFQDVECFRDYVVENSYNYDDYDPVPEVPETFSVWKPIDETVLKKEKSKSKPSTTAVIDPDSDDYAVLLGIRSQKYTSENDMEELDLSILDTTDDTLLHTDVTQNITHFGFEFDDNNLTTKAVQNESTIESPIKLSLESAPANSRISGTNRITTFPHNVSLLQNTDGEITSENKHNTSLVTEEIRPLLSTQTSKTHKENVTEAETLEFLMMNSVEVVDDNDRSRDNIFIYSVPAPNSHISITDVEDMKDFVLLDNVERIETNSHKHLVEYNISPTELPNNSILEQLEDAQELNHTNKNSESLYEISQEVNNPKVVSDFTLKVIQELNGTQVDSEFSVDEAKKLNNTQVDSEFSVDEAKKLNNTQVDYEFSVEEDKELNSTRVDYEFSVEEDKELNSTQLDYTFSVEEEKELNSTQVDYKFSVEEDKELNSTQVDSEFSVSENKELNNTQVDFEFSVDEDKELNNTQVDSEFSVQENMAILANSEQFTPEKSLNEVVIYLKDSNNTMVILTTPLDTQAKNWSYDSKHELVPVKFADYMNKYITDKHPNSANEEKKKVHLQRVTPMKGYGMKTKKKKAYKPQLRSDISPRSFSPRGFAPSQLTPRTTKPNFSEEDILPKAIVIGIPRNDFNDYEIYVPRDDLDFDSENTHDDKEEYEYVEYKDPYGKPPQTETDVLDEVTKYSLQMAGSKTRVYFITAEEVNWDYAGYGQRREDKASVKERPTLFKKVLFRSYLDSSFTTPDSRGEVEEHLGIMGPVIKAEVDETIYIVFRNLASRPYSLHANGVSYSKNMEGLNYEDNSPYWYKYDNAVQPNSTFTYIWTVNDKVGPLNDESHCRIWTYYSGVNPERDIHSGLIGPLLICRKGTLAKNPIDTQEFMLLFMTFDENKSWYYDQNREILKKTNQKAMMDPNFNNNIRFHAINGIIYSLKGLRMYANQLVNWHLINMGSPKDFHSIHFHGQTFFNKHKDPHRQGVYPLLPGGFATLQMMPSKPGLWMLESEVGIPQQRGMQTLFLVLDNVCGHPLGLNSGAVKDSQITASDSRGYWLPNLARLHNTGKYNAWSTTKQDQWIQTSSGQW from the exons ATGAGGTTTTCTCTTTGGCCAGTTGCTTTGTATGCTTTGGCCCTTCTGTCTTTTCTGAGTCAATGTGCAACAGCATTGGAGAGACACTACTACATTGCTGCAGTTAACattaattgggattatacaACAAATGGAACTCAAAG TGTTGGTCCCATCTATAGAAAGACAGTGTACAGGGAATATGACCCAGGTTTCAAAAAGGCTAAAACAACTCCATGGTCAG GGCTGCTGGGACCCACGCTCCGTGGCCAAGTTGGTGACACCATCATTGTCACTTTTAGGAACATGGCGGATCATCCCTGTAGTATCCATCCACATGGTATTGCTTATGGAAAACAGTCTGAAG GAGCTTTATACTTTGACAACACGTCCCAGTTTGAGAAAGAGGATGATGTCATATTTCCTGGCAAAGAGCATACATACTACTGGGAGGTAACTCCAGAGGTGGCTCCACATGCTGCAGATCCCCCGTGTGtcacatacacatatttctCACACAATGATATTGTCAAGGACTACAACACAGGCCTGATTGGTACACTGTTAATTTGTAAGACtg GCAGTCTTGATGAGTCTGGAAAGCAGGTCCATTTCCATCAGGAATTCACACTGTTGTTCGGGGTGTTTGATGAGAGCAACACCTGGTACAGCAAAAGGGATGCACCACTTCAGGAGAATGTGAAATACACAATCAATGGCTTCACAAATGGCTCTGTCCCTG ATCttaatgtgtgtgcacattcCAAAGTAACCTGGCACTTGATCGGTATGAGTTCTGAGCCAGAGCTTTTTTCTGTGCACTTCAATGGCCAGGTTCTACAGCAGAGTGGGCACAAGGTGTCTTCAATCGGCATTATCAGTGGCACAGCTACCAGTGCAGAGATGGTGGCCATCTACCCTGGTCGCTGGCTTCTCTCTTCTCACATTAGCAAACACTTGGAAG CTGGGATGCATGGTTTCCTGAATGTTAATACATGTGAAGAGTTTATTGCACCAAAGCGAAAGCTCACCATCCAACAAAGGCGAGAGAGTCAAGAATGGATTTACTACATTGCAGCTGAGGAGATAATTTGGGATTATGCCCCAAATTTGCCAGATAATGTGGACAG GGATTTTCGGTCCACGTACTTAAAACAGGGTATAGGACGGATTggtaagaaatataaaaaagctGTGTTCACCCAGTATACAGATGAGTCATTTAAAGAAAGggcagaacagaaacaaaggaagaaagagtTGGGAATTCTTGGTCCTGTGATCAGAGCACAGATCAGAGACataataaag ATTGTGTTCAAAAACAAAGCATCACGTCCATACAGCATGTATCCTCATGGATTAACCATTGATAAAGCAGCAGAGGGAGCCAATTACCCCGAGGGAG GGTACCAGAGCCATGCAGTGCAACCAGGGGAGACTTACACATATGTGTGGCGAGTCATTGAGGAGGACGAACCATTAAACAGTGATTCAAGATGTCTGACCAGGATGTACCATAGTGCAGTGAACACTCCACGAGACATTGCTTCAGGCCTTGTTGGGCCACTTCTCATCTGCAAAAGCCAATCCCTCAGTACCAGGAATGTCCAG CTGAGAGCAGACAAGGAACAGCATGCTATGTTTGCAGTTTTTGATGAAAACAAGAGTTGGTACCTAAatgaaaacatcatcacatACTGTGGTGAaccaaaaaatgtaaaaccagATGACCTAGAGTTCTATAAATCAAATGTTATGCACA CAATCAATGGTTATGTTTATGAAAGTGGCCAGGTCCTGGGGTTTTGCAATGGTGAGATTGCAACTTGGCATGTGTCTAGTGTTGGGGAACAAGATGACATCCAAACAGCCACATTTTATGGACACACATTTGAGCTGAACAACAAAGAGGAGGACATCCTTAGTCTGTTCCCCATGACAGGAGAGACAATCTCCATGAACATGGCTAATATTG GAGTTTGGCTAATGGCATCACTGAATACACACGAGACTCAAAAAGGATTAAGAGTGAAGTTTCAGGATGTTGAATGCTTTAGGGATTACGTCGTGGAAAATTCTTACaattatgatgattatgatcCAGTACCAGAGGTACCAGAGACCTTCAGTGTGTGGAAGCCCATAGATGAGACAGTATTAAAAAAGGAGAAATCAAAATCAAAGCCAAGCACAACTGCTGTTATTGATCCAGACTCTGATGATTATGCAGTTCTTCTTGGTATAAGGTCACAGAAATACACAAGTGAAAATGATATGGAAGAGTTAGACCTTTCTATCTTAGATACTACTGATGATACGCTACTTCACACTGATGTGACCCAAAACATAACCCATTTTGGGTTTGAATTTGATGACAACAACCTTACAACAAAAGCTGTTCAAAATGAAAGCACAATCGAGTCACCGATCAAATTATCTCTGGAGTCGGCACCTGCTAACTCCAGAATCAGTGGAACTAACCGTATCACCACTTTTCCCCATAACGTCTCACTTCTACAAAATACTGATGGTGAAATCACCTCAGAGAACAAACACAATACATCATTAGTAACAGAAGAGATAAGGCCTTTGCTATCAACCCAAACCTCAAAGACTCATAAAGAGAACGTAACAGAGGCAGAGACCCTGGAATTCTTAATGATGAACTCTGTGGAGGTGGTAGATGACAATGACAGGTCAagggacaacatatttatttacagtgtaccTGCTCCTAACTCTCATATTAGCATTACAGACGTTGAAGATATGAAAGATTTTGTGCTACTGGATAATGTTGAACGAATAGAAACAAACAGCCATAAGCATTTAGTTGAGTACAACATCTCACCTACAGAACTTCCTAACAACAGCATTTTAGAACAGCTTGAGGATGCCCAAGAATTAAATCATACAAATAAGAACTCAGAATCATTATATGAAATAAGTCAAGAAGTGAATAACCCGAAAGTAGTCTCAGATTTTACACTGAAGGTCATTCAAGAATTGAATGGCACCCAAGTGGACTCTGAATTTTCAGTGGATGAagctaaaaaattaaataacaccCAAGTGGACTCCGAATTTTCAGTGGATGAagctaaaaaattaaataacaccCAAGTGGACTATGAATTTTCAGTGGAGGAAGACAAAGAATTAAATAGCACCCGAGTGGACTATGAATTTTCAGTGGAGGAAGACAAAGAATTAAATAGCACCCAACTAGACTACacattttcagtggaggaagagaaagaattaaataGCACCCAAGTGGACTACAAATTTTCAGTGGAGGAAGACAAAGAATTAAATAGCACCCAAGTGGACTCCGAATTTTCAGTCAgtgaaaataaagaattaaataatACCCAAGTGGACTTCGAATTTTCAGTTGATGAAGATAAAGAATTAAATAATACCCAAGTGGACTCTGAATTTTCAGTGCAGGAAAACATGGCCATTTTGGCCAATTCAGAGCAGTTTACACCAGAAAAGAGTCTTAATGAAGTGGTCATTTACCTAAAGGACAGTAACAACACTATGGTCATTCTCACCACACCTTTGGATACACAAGCAAAGAACTGGAGTTATGACAGCAAACATGAGCTGGTGCCGGTGAAGTTCGCAGATTACATGAACAAATACATAACAGACAAGCATCCAAACAGTGCCaatgaagagaagaaaaaagttcATCTACAAAGGGTGACACCGATGAAAGGGTATGgcatgaagacaaaaaaaaaaaaggcatacaaACCGCAACTTCGTAGTGACATCTCTCCACGAAGCTTCTCTCCACGGGGTTTTGCTCCTTCTCAGTTAACACCAAGGACTACCAAGCCCAACTTCAGTGAAGAAGACATACTGCCAAAAGCAATAGTCATAGGAATTCCCAGGAATGACTTCAATGACTATGAAATATATGTTCCTCGTGACGATCTGGATTTTGATAGTGAGAACACCCATGATGACAAAGAAGAATATGAATATGTTGAATACAAAGACCCATATGGTAAACCGCCTCAAACAGAAACTGATGTACTTGATGAAGTAACTAAATATTCCTTGCAAATGGCTGGCAGCAAGACTAGGGTCTACTTCATTACTGCTGAAGAAGTTAACTGGGATTATGCAGGCTATGGACAAAG GAGGGAAGATAAAGCCTCAGTGAAGGAGAGGCCCACGCTGTTCAAGAAAGTGCTCTTCAGATCATATTTGGACAGCTCCTTTACAACCCCAGACTCTCGTGGAGAAGTCGAAGAGCATCTTGGCATCATGGGTCCAGTCATTAAGGCTGAAGTTGATGAAACCATATAT ATAGTGTTCAGGAATCTTGCCAGCCGTCCATACTCATTGCATGCAAATGGGGTGTCATATAGCAAAAATATGGAGGGACTGAATTATGAAGATAACTCACCTTACTGGTACAAGTATGATAATGCAGTTCAGCCCAATTCAACTTTTACATATATTTGGACAGTAAATGACAAAGTGGGGCCATTAAATGATGAATCTCACTGTCGAATATGGACCTACTACTCTGGCGTAAATCCT GAGCGAGACATCCATTCTGGACTGATTGGGCCACTTCTGATTTGTAGGAAGGGCACCCTGGCTAAAAATCCAATAGACACACAAGAATTTATGTTACTTTTTATGACATTTGATGAGAACAAGAGCTGGTACTATGACCAAAACCGGGAGATTCTCAAGAAGACAAACCAAAAAGCAATGATGGACCCAAATTTCAATAACAATATCAGATTTCATG CTATCAATGGAATTATATACAGTCTTAAAGGACTTCGCATGTATGCTAATCAGCTAGTAAACTGGCATCTTATAAACATGGGCTCTCCAAAAGACTTCCACAGCATTCACTTTCATGGGCAAACCTTTTTTAACAAGCATAAAGACCCCCATCGTCAGGGAGTATATCCACTTTTACCAG GAGGTTTTGCAACTCTGCAGATGATGCCCTCAAAGCCAGGGCTCTGGATGTTGGAGTCTGAGGTCGGAATCCCCCAGCAGAGAGGGATGCAGACACTATTTTTAGTGTTAGACAATG TATGTGGCCACCCTCTTGGTCTGAATTCTGGAGCTGTTAAAGACAGTCAAATAACAGCATCAGATTCTAGAG GCTACTGGCTTCCCAATTTGGCCAGACTACACAATACAGGAAAGTACAATGCATGGAGTACAACAAAGCAAGACCAGTGGATTCAG ACTTCCAGCGGCCAGTGGTGA